The Procambarus clarkii isolate CNS0578487 chromosome 39, FALCON_Pclarkii_2.0, whole genome shotgun sequence region GTTCCCAATTGGTTGAAAGCAAATATAATGGATTAAGGCAGAACTTCATGTGTATAGATTGGGAAGCCTTGTACACAGATGGTGGATGGTCCTTGAGACATGACTGAGTCCAGCAGCACATAACCTCATACTATTATACTCAATAATAACACACAACCTCATAACCTACATACTATCAAGGCATTCTACTTTGTGTCTCTCTCCAGACTCACTTTCTCTCCagacaaagcagaatgccttgaaagagaccaacgtcgtctttgccttcaaatgcccacttggggactgtaagccccaaagaactcagtatataggcaagacaacaatgtctctttccagacaattaacaatgcataagcaacaaggctccataaaggaacacacaatctcctcccacaaccagaccatcaccagagaagtcttaataaacaacacagaaatcatcgataggtacagcgatagcaggaggctcgacatctgcgaggcactacacatcaaaaagtcaacaccagcaataaacagccaattaatgcacaactatattctacctacttcaagactccgaaccaatacagaagcatcaagaggaagtttgggccaataggccactgaagttacttccattctcatgctctcatatccaactaatacccattgttttgtattctgtcttgtatttgttcacctcatccaaaactgttgcaccatatcacctcacccaaacgcGAGTATAAGAAAGACGATTAAGCTGTTCAGTGTTAATAGAAGTAAGACTctgttagtgttttcaggttacagttgtttgtgtaaactaaagtctttgaaaatgtaataagttattacgaaacgcgttcaagcgtcgcgtcaggctagaattaaaaatgaattttggagaattgatttttcaattactatcgacagtaaaaagaaacataagaaatattgagaaaatttgtgttagaattataaatctaactttttcggtcatatacatataaatacacacaccaccaccaaccaccatcaatacacaaatacaacacacacacacacacacacacatatgtaaatAAAATGCCCATGACATTCCAGAAGATAATAAAACTATAGCTGAGCATATTTATGTTTCATTATGCTAAAGCATTCTACTCTGAGGAAATCAATAACTTTTCAGTTGATGCAACATTAAATATGTACAGTACATATTACTGTATAGTATACTTACCTCTAATAACACCCATGATCAGGGGATGAGGTATTGCAGATTTAATATGAAGTGACTGCTCATACAAGGCCTGTAAAGGGATGATTTACAACTAGAacaaaaactatgcagatgatgaatcacaataatgtggcatTAGATATGATGACTGAACCACAcaacagaagatggagaaacgtctcggtccgtcctggaccattaacaaGTCATGTGTGATGTACTACACTATACTTGGAGAAATgttgtcgtttctccatcttctgatgtgtggtctggtcatcaacaaAAACTAGGTATGTTAGATTACAGCCAATCAAGGGCAGTATTATAGGTCACCATATCACCTCCATATACTATTAAGCCAGATGTAAATAAAACATATTATGGCAACTGACATTTAGCAATAGTAAAGGCGCTGGTCTCCAGACACAAAGTTACAGTATTTACCTTTTTGGAGGAATACCAGCATTGAATATATTGAAATGTCTCTTTCTAGATaagccctggtggctccctgaagctatcttgctgagattGCTTCCAACTACTAGGTTACATCAGTCATAGAATTCTGTTTAACTTACTAGGGACCAGAGCCaaaacctttccccccccccccagaagcaGAGAGAGCAAGTGACATTCCCCCACCCcactgggaaagcatccagaagaataatgctggttttctaggggAGCCCCTTGTGGTTCCATGAAGCTAGCTAACCATAGATAAGAAACTCAGGGGGTTATCAGAGAGGAGGGTGGAACATAGTTACTATGACAAAGGCAAGACAACTAGCAAAAAGACACAATGCATGATAACACAGGCATGTCGAGGCTCAGGGACATAGACCAAATAATCGTCCATCAAGACCCCTGTTAGACTTagacaggggcctgacagctgagcggacagcactcgggattggtagtcctaaggttccgggttcgatccccggtaaaggtggaaataaatgggcagtttctttcaccatgatgccctgttcacctagcagtaaataggtatctgggagttagacagctgctacgggctgcttcctggggatgtgtaaaaaaaaaaaaaaaaaaggcctggtcgaggaccgggcagcgaggacgctaagccaaaaaatcatctcaagatagacctCCAAACACCCTTCTCACTCTTCAGATGACCTCATCTGAATATCATCCCACCACACACTAAGTAGTGCTGAAAAACGCTGGAGCCAAGCACAGAACCActgcctctagcatcagcctgaGAACTTAGGGTAGATAGCCggcgtgaggggtctggggctcccccttccccctcccaggaagggggtggggggaaactgCACAGTCAGaggcgcggcgacgtgtgacgtcatgatcgtttcttttaggggagttctatccacttgttagacttgtggtagcaatattttcaccagaataggggtttgttttggaatgcttacctttctgggtgcctgacccggtggaTGGCCGACAGAATgcgtccaaccacacaggggtttctataggccattgctccccatgcctcttctgaggggggccaggttctggcacatgGTCACtggtaggcccatagaactctatacacatgactgatgccaaagtctgacattagcatatcagcctagtaagctccggggagccgatggggctccccccagaaaaattatgaaaaagtCATTTTATTATGCATTAAATTTTTAGACAATAAAAAACAACatgatttatattattattaggaAACATTTAGtatatttttttccaatattactCAAACGACTTTACTGTAATATTTGTTTAACAAGCGTAAAAATATCATTCAACTATTAATAATAACAATGTTTATGTTTCAAAGGCTAAATATCAAAGAAATATAAGTCTGTAAACATGTTCATAAGTAACAATGGCTTGGCTCCCTTAACTTTGTGTTCCTATACTTTCTCTACACATGACAAATTCTAatctggtagaaaaaaaaaaaagttaatataTTTGACAAACCTTCAATTTTTTGTTGTTCTTTTGAGCAGTATACATCTGGATCTCCAGAGCAtatatttccaaaagctgagtccCCTTCTTCAAATCATCCTCTCCCTCATCAGTCTGTCAAGAGAAGATACAACAGCAAATTCTaaccataacatcaaggactcctTATTTCTCAATTACCACAAAACTTGTAAGTGTGGccaactaaatatatatatagtatcatgCAATGCTATATAAAGTTCATAATACCATATAATGTTAGATTTGCTATGTTAATACTCTTTTTAAAGCAACGTCATGTCTTGGATACAGGAAGTATCACAAAATATTCAACTACTAATTTCTActgtttataaataataaattactaATTAATACAGTACCGGGTATCATTCAAACGACATGTAACTAGCATGAATTCGGCTGCTCCCAAGTACTATTGAGCACCATTAAGGTAATGTACAGTATGAATGCTACTGGAATACCTTTATAAGACAGGGGGAAATTAAAAAGGGGTATTGGACCTGCAGCCACAAATCATTGTATAAATAATGACAAAGCTCATATACACAATCTAATTATAGATGTCGATTTATTGAAAGGCTATCAAGTAACAGAGGGGGAAAACTGACAAAGTGAGAGTGAGGCACTGAAGCTGCAGCTACACTGGAGTTCTGAGGAAATATCTGTAAACTTACTGGATACAGGATAGGTATCTCTGAATATAATCTAAGACCAAAGTATACTCATTGTATCTATTATGAGACACGAGGTACCTCTTTTTTGTGTGCAAATATCTTGAAACACAGCATAGAGCATATCATAACTTACTTGACACGACTGATGCAGCTGTTTCAATATCTTAGAGAGTCTTGTGTAATCTTCTCGGTCAAAATACAGCTTGCCTAATTTTGTATTTGTTTTAAACCATAGTCGGTCATTTTTGGCATCTTTTAAGGCTTCTAGTGTTGTTTCATAGAAATCTTGCAGTAACTCCATCTAAGATTGCAAAAAATATTAACACGATCAATTTTCAGTATATTATTTAGCAAATCAAATTATAATATGGAATGATTGGTGTTATAATACAACAAATGTATATACTGTAACATCATTTGAGTGTAGTACAGAGCACTGCTACATTATACTGTGCTGAAATAAAAGATCCCATAAGCCATTTTAAATATTTAACAATTTGAAAGCACTATCCTATCAAAATATTTATGCATTAACATTAAAATTCCTTAGAATAAAATATTTCTTAAAATACTATTATTATTCAGATGCACCTAGGTTTCACACAACGTATTTTACTGTTTGCCAAACCAACACAAATTACCACTTTAGAACAATAGTTGGTTTTACATGGTTAGCATTTAAATCTGCATAGGCTTGCAGATTTATGGAAGACAGATGGAATCtgtccaggtatcaaccaggtacctattttactattgGGTAAACAGagcctacagttaaggattggcacccagtaaatcctccccggcccaggatacgaacccaggccaaagcgctcgtgaaATGCCAGGCGAGTGGATTACCACTTCGCCATGAAGACTGCAAAATGAAGAATTAACAAAGCTTtgctccatcctggaccattatcaagctatGTAATCCCATTACAcaacttgataatagtccaggattGACCAAAACGTCATTCATTCttcattttcagatttgtgggttgATGTTTAATCTTCAGCTatgttattatgactcatcgtctACATATAAGTGGGTTTCCAATGCATAGGAAACCCCAGGAACATGGCTATGTACAATATTATAAATTTTGCTTTTTTATATAAGTAGCGTACTAACATTTTTGGATGTAGATATGTAATCCAGGATTGAGTTGATGGACTTTTCACTATAATTCCGAGTAACTGCTGATTTAATATAAGTCAGCAAGTGCTTATAGCGTGTCATCATCTCCTCGTAATTTCCCTGAAAGAAAAATCCAAATGAATTTGGTTAATTTTTCATAAAATGTAGCATTTTTAAGTAGGCCATGGCAAAACGTGTACATTCTTACTAAATGAAGGCAATGTGAATAAATTATTTTAGCTACTATACCcacaaacacattttatcatcaaAATACCAAGTACAGTATAAGAAAAACAGCAAGCAATATTGGAGATATTTCATACCAGTCTAAAATTTATTTTAATCATCTGTTTGAGTGCCTTGAAACCCCATTCGCCCTTATCGCCAGCTTCAAGATCCAAGACACGCTGGAAGGAGGTAAGAGCTGCTCTTGGATCATCTTCTTTTAGGGCCTTGCTGTTGTAGTACTGATTCTCAAGATCAACATCAGGTTCACTATTACTGTCTTCCGAGTACTCCTGCATAAGAATTAAGAAATTAAAACTGGGTAGCAATACACAGCACAAACAGTATGCATACCATTCTTCAAACTAATTTCTCTGTTTATCACTATTCACCTATATTCCAAACATAGCACTTATGATAAAGTTGTCAGTATCTGGCCCCTAAAGCAAGTTATTGGTCTTCAAATCAGATGTGAAAATATATACCGTACACACCACAATACAGTAATACCTTTACTGATGTTACTATTATGAATAACAAGGAGAGGTTTACAGTAAAGTACTGTACCTATAAAATGACATCACAAAAGTGATATCAAAAGTGACATAAAATGATATATAAAAAGTGTTTAAGTGGTATACCAATTTTACAGCTCCAGATTATTTGTTGTATTTGCCTACAATGTACAGTACACCTATAATGCAACTAAATCTTTTCTTTGTACAACTTAAAAAAGGTGTTTTACACCCTACTCCTTTGCTATCATGTCTAGTAATGTCATCTAGAAATAGATTCAAACAGTGGTAGGAAATGCCAAATTGTAATTT contains the following coding sequences:
- the alien gene encoding COP9 signalosome complex subunit 2 isoform X2, with the translated sequence MLEKQCWRSSVGEAVLESPRQWRLRAAADQTYSIMSDAEDDFMCDDEEEYDLEYSEDSNSEPDVDLENQYYNSKALKEDDPRAALTSFQRVLDLEAGDKGEWGFKALKQMIKINFRLGNYEEMMTRYKHLLTYIKSAVTRNYSEKSINSILDYISTSKNMELLQDFYETTLEALKDAKNDRLWFKTNTKLGKLYFDREDYTRLSKILKQLHQSCQTDEGEDDLKKGTQLLEIYALEIQMYTAQKNNKKLKALYEQSLHIKSAIPHPLIMGVIRECGGKMHLREGEFEKAHTDFFEAFKNYDESGSPRRTTCLKYLVLANMLMKSGINPFDSQEAKPYKNDPEILAMTNLVAAYQNDDINEFETILKQNRSNIMDDPFIREHIEAQLMAG